A single region of the Actinoplanes sp. SE50/110 genome encodes:
- a CDS encoding L-threonylcarbamoyladenylate synthase: protein MLYDCTAIADRDRGIAAAVEAARSGELVVLPTDTVYGIGADAFTSHAITQLHHARGSDRRVPPPVLVGSRHTLDGLVYSLPRAARDLADAFWPGALTILVEHSPSLQWDLGETGGVVAVRMPLHPVALEVLREVGPMAVTTANKVGSPSPLTAEEARDQLEYAARVYLEAGPATDPWPSTVVDVTGDVPRVLRVGSIPVEKLRDVVPEIVEGQA, encoded by the coding sequence ATGCTCTACGACTGCACCGCCATCGCCGATCGTGATCGTGGCATCGCGGCGGCCGTCGAGGCGGCCAGGAGCGGTGAGCTCGTGGTGCTGCCCACCGACACGGTGTACGGGATCGGCGCCGACGCGTTCACCTCGCACGCGATCACCCAGCTGCACCACGCCCGCGGCTCGGACCGCCGGGTGCCGCCGCCGGTGCTGGTCGGCTCCCGGCACACCCTGGACGGGCTGGTCTACTCGCTGCCCCGGGCCGCCCGGGACCTGGCCGACGCGTTCTGGCCGGGCGCGTTGACCATCCTGGTGGAGCATTCGCCGAGCCTGCAGTGGGACCTGGGGGAGACCGGCGGCGTGGTCGCCGTCCGGATGCCGCTGCACCCGGTCGCCCTGGAGGTGCTGCGCGAGGTCGGCCCGATGGCGGTCACCACCGCGAACAAGGTCGGCTCGCCCTCCCCGCTGACCGCCGAGGAGGCCCGCGACCAGCTGGAGTATGCAGCGCGCGTCTACCTGGAGGCGGGCCCGGCGACCGACCCGTGGCCGAGCACGGTGGTCGACGTGACCGGTGACGTGCCCCGGGTCCTGCGGGTCGGCTCGATCCCGGTGGAAAAACTGCGCGACGTCGTTCCGGAGATCGTCGAGGGGCAGGCCTGA
- a CDS encoding L-threonylcarbamoyladenylate synthase has protein sequence MSRLAPPDAAGIDRAVAILRADSVVAFPTETVYGLGANAFSKQAIGEVYRLKNRPAWNPLIVHVATVEAARALAAEWPAAADALAARFWPGPLTLVVRRAAHLAGVGADNDTIAVRIPAHEVALRLLEASGLPLAAPSANRSESISPTTAGHVLRSLPDVPLVLDGGPCSWGIESTVLDLTTGVPTLLRPGALSLRALREVTGTIALRDTETADGTARPSPGMSRRHYAPRARTIMLPALREADRSGLAGPVAILSYEGCPTPSYDLIEILSADPREYAADLYAALHRLDDAGAGTILVQEPPRTEDWLAVRDRLSRAAA, from the coding sequence GTGAGCCGGCTTGCCCCGCCGGACGCCGCGGGCATCGACCGGGCGGTCGCGATTCTGCGCGCCGACTCGGTGGTCGCCTTCCCCACCGAGACCGTCTACGGCCTCGGTGCGAACGCGTTCTCGAAACAGGCGATCGGCGAGGTCTACCGGCTCAAGAACCGGCCCGCCTGGAACCCGCTGATCGTGCACGTGGCCACGGTCGAAGCGGCCCGTGCCCTGGCCGCCGAGTGGCCGGCCGCCGCGGACGCGCTGGCCGCACGGTTCTGGCCCGGCCCGCTCACCCTGGTGGTGCGCCGCGCCGCGCACCTGGCCGGGGTCGGCGCGGACAACGACACGATCGCCGTGCGCATCCCGGCGCACGAGGTGGCGCTGCGCCTGCTCGAGGCCAGCGGACTGCCGCTCGCCGCCCCCAGCGCCAACCGCTCCGAGTCGATCTCGCCGACCACCGCCGGCCACGTGCTGCGCAGCCTGCCCGACGTGCCGCTGGTGCTCGACGGCGGCCCGTGCTCGTGGGGCATCGAGTCGACCGTGCTGGACCTGACCACCGGGGTGCCGACGCTGCTGCGCCCGGGCGCGCTGAGCCTGCGCGCGCTGCGCGAGGTCACCGGCACGATCGCGCTGCGCGACACGGAGACCGCGGACGGCACGGCCCGGCCGTCACCCGGGATGAGCCGCCGGCACTACGCGCCGCGCGCCAGGACCATCATGCTGCCGGCGCTGCGGGAGGCGGACCGGTCCGGGCTCGCCGGGCCCGTGGCGATCCTGTCGTACGAGGGTTGCCCCACCCCGTCGTACGACCTGATCGAGATCCTCTCCGCCGACCCCCGTGAGTATGCGGCGGACCTGTACGCCGCCCTGCACCGCCTCGACGACGCGGGCGCCGGCACGATCCTGGTCCAGGAGCCGCCGCGCACCGAGGACTGGCTGGCCGTCCGCGACCGCCTGTCCCGCGCCGCCGCCTAG
- a CDS encoding endonuclease/exonuclease/phosphatase family protein, protein MIFARQRGMAAFIVALMVLAFGPPGGRAEAATARSVRVLSFNVCGSYQADCRPLEAADTWADRVAQQVRAWDSDVAVFQEMCAGQRELLAHRLPANYRIAWWTNRSGDNGCDKWLVPGVTADDDFGDAVLVRTDSPATTYSHELTELWDQGRTATAASEEKREVLCMGTVVQGRDSLACTVHLDTVSVDQGMPEAAAQMTSWAAGRPIILAGDFNADPFDPNLGAFYSGGGGTGAFREVDEQDRAYFTDGCRQLAFCRSGETTTFAGTDEAGRPKPARKFDYMFGSAAQVRWVRGDTVDPGFSRRDHKILRGEAVWADDRQPPAVPVVQPAADQLVPDSRSGWSGATDMVTGKFTADAIDDLVVRWYDGAVDLYPGLPGGRLGRPVVVRSTQGSGWSDAAGIAAGDFDGDHLADLAVRWSRNSLFVYYGKDGLRVSTPVLPVWSLNGVTEITAGDVDGDPAKNRDDLIIRRDDGSLAAITITGATAAPARQLMPAGSLTDARHIAFGDAYGPRPGAADHYDDLFVRWNSGSLYAYPGGSSGFQPFAQVQAAAADGRNVVAATALGDFDGDGVDDLVTRGRRQRAAPADDGRLHRYRIGADGTREQPALADAEFGFAGATHLTAGLFTDPEAPAVVARWDTGTVTPAMAPDGGYLRWDDVRDMAPLNLGDRLDDVVIRQGTDAVSVVPVPFRAGQSPAHPGQPVAAPSGGWCDGRGIAELTAGDVLGDGRDDLVLRCADGRVLGCPVLGSPASGDLTAGVPVVIRPAGDTGTVGMYADTIDGHRAVVLRTADGAATARVADDAGGFTTRDGVFPVGAWTGAADMIRDPRGDLLVRWDSGGVRRYPATVPDSGAPAALTVGSFDESGIDHFRYAVDAPADSDAAGWVDVRFGRGVIPLDGLSPGPHTVHVIAVDRAGNRSGELVRPVG, encoded by the coding sequence ATGATCTTCGCAAGGCAACGGGGGATGGCGGCGTTCATCGTCGCGCTGATGGTGCTGGCGTTCGGACCGCCCGGTGGACGGGCCGAAGCCGCGACAGCCCGGTCGGTCAGGGTGCTGAGCTTCAATGTGTGCGGGTCGTATCAGGCCGATTGCCGGCCACTGGAGGCGGCGGACACCTGGGCCGACCGGGTCGCCCAGCAGGTCCGGGCCTGGGACTCGGACGTCGCCGTGTTCCAGGAGATGTGCGCGGGGCAGCGGGAGTTGCTCGCCCACCGGCTCCCGGCGAATTACCGGATCGCCTGGTGGACGAACCGGTCCGGGGACAACGGTTGCGACAAGTGGCTGGTGCCCGGGGTGACCGCCGACGACGACTTCGGTGATGCCGTGCTGGTGCGCACGGATTCGCCGGCCACCACCTACTCCCACGAGCTGACCGAGCTGTGGGACCAGGGCCGGACGGCGACGGCGGCCTCCGAGGAGAAGCGCGAAGTGCTCTGCATGGGCACCGTCGTCCAGGGCCGGGACAGTCTGGCCTGCACGGTGCACCTCGACACGGTGAGCGTCGACCAGGGCATGCCGGAGGCCGCGGCGCAGATGACCAGCTGGGCGGCCGGCCGGCCGATCATCCTCGCCGGCGACTTCAACGCCGACCCGTTCGACCCGAACCTGGGGGCGTTCTACTCCGGTGGCGGCGGCACCGGCGCCTTCCGCGAGGTCGACGAGCAGGACCGCGCCTACTTCACCGACGGGTGCCGGCAACTGGCGTTCTGCCGGTCCGGCGAAACCACCACCTTCGCCGGCACCGACGAGGCGGGCAGGCCCAAGCCGGCCCGCAAGTTCGACTACATGTTCGGCTCGGCCGCGCAGGTGCGCTGGGTGCGGGGCGACACCGTCGATCCCGGGTTCAGCCGCCGCGATCACAAGATCCTGCGCGGCGAGGCGGTCTGGGCCGACGACCGGCAGCCGCCGGCCGTACCGGTCGTCCAGCCCGCCGCCGACCAGCTGGTTCCGGATTCCCGGAGCGGCTGGTCCGGGGCCACCGACATGGTGACCGGGAAGTTCACCGCCGATGCGATCGACGACCTGGTGGTCCGCTGGTACGACGGCGCCGTCGACCTGTATCCCGGCCTGCCCGGCGGCCGGCTGGGGCGGCCCGTGGTGGTGCGCAGCACCCAGGGCAGCGGCTGGTCGGACGCGGCCGGGATCGCCGCCGGCGACTTCGACGGCGACCACCTCGCCGATCTCGCGGTCCGCTGGAGCCGGAACAGTCTGTTCGTCTATTACGGCAAGGACGGATTGCGGGTCAGCACGCCGGTGCTGCCGGTGTGGAGCCTGAACGGCGTCACGGAGATCACCGCCGGGGATGTCGACGGCGACCCGGCGAAGAACCGGGACGACCTGATCATCCGCCGGGACGACGGCTCGCTCGCCGCGATCACCATCACCGGGGCCACGGCCGCGCCGGCGCGGCAGCTGATGCCGGCCGGCAGCCTGACGGACGCGCGGCACATCGCCTTCGGCGACGCGTACGGCCCGCGGCCCGGCGCCGCTGATCACTACGACGACCTCTTCGTCCGCTGGAACAGCGGCAGCCTGTACGCCTATCCCGGCGGCAGCAGCGGTTTCCAGCCCTTCGCGCAGGTCCAGGCGGCCGCGGCCGACGGCCGGAACGTGGTCGCCGCCACGGCGCTCGGCGATTTCGACGGCGACGGCGTGGACGACCTGGTCACCCGTGGCCGGCGGCAGAGGGCGGCGCCCGCCGACGACGGCCGGTTGCACCGCTACCGGATCGGCGCCGACGGGACGCGGGAACAACCCGCGCTGGCGGACGCCGAGTTCGGCTTCGCCGGGGCGACCCACCTGACGGCGGGCCTGTTCACCGACCCGGAGGCGCCCGCCGTGGTGGCCCGCTGGGACACCGGCACGGTCACCCCGGCGATGGCTCCGGACGGCGGCTACCTGCGGTGGGACGACGTCCGCGACATGGCACCGCTGAACCTCGGCGACCGGCTCGACGACGTGGTGATCCGGCAGGGGACCGACGCGGTCTCGGTGGTGCCCGTTCCGTTCCGGGCCGGGCAGTCGCCGGCGCACCCCGGACAGCCGGTGGCGGCGCCGTCCGGCGGCTGGTGCGACGGCCGCGGCATCGCCGAGCTGACCGCCGGTGACGTGCTCGGCGACGGCCGGGACGACCTGGTGCTGCGCTGTGCCGACGGTCGGGTACTCGGCTGTCCGGTGCTCGGCAGTCCGGCGTCCGGCGACCTGACGGCCGGCGTGCCGGTGGTGATCCGGCCGGCCGGCGACACCGGCACGGTCGGCATGTACGCCGACACGATCGACGGGCATCGGGCCGTGGTGCTGCGCACCGCGGACGGCGCCGCCACCGCCCGGGTGGCCGACGACGCCGGCGGGTTCACCACCCGGGACGGGGTCTTCCCGGTGGGCGCCTGGACCGGCGCCGCCGACATGATCCGCGATCCGCGGGGAGACCTGCTGGTCCGCTGGGACAGCGGCGGCGTGCGGCGGTACCCGGCGACCGTCCCGGACTCCGGGGCTCCGGCCGCCCTGACGGTCGGGTCCTTCGACGAGTCGGGAATCGACCATTTCCGGTACGCCGTCGACGCGCCCGCCGACAGCGACGCCGCGGGATGGGTCGACGTCCGGTTCGGCCGCGGGGTGATCCCGCTCGACGGCCTGTCGCCGGGGCCGCACACCGTCCACGTCATCGCGGTGGACCGGGCCGGCAACCGGTCCGGCGAGCTCGTGCGACCGGTGGGATGA
- a CDS encoding SDR family oxidoreductase translates to MRCLVTGATGYIGGRLAPRLVEAGHRVRCLSRSAGRLRDVPWAGQVEIVEGDLADPATLAPAFDGIEVAYFLVHSLGQGDFERRDREAAANFAAAARAAGVRRIIYLGGPEPPPGDVPSPHLRSRAEVARILLAGGVPTAVLRAAVIIGSGSASFEMLRYLTERLPVMVAPRWVDNRIQPIAVRDVLRYLIDAADLPPDVHRGFDIGGADVLTYAEMMRRYAVVAGLPRRVLLPTRVLSPWLSAHWVGLVTPVPNAIARPLVASLVHEAVARENDLATLLPGPPPLGFDESVRLALGRIRDADVETRWTGASGRDFAAEPLPSDPEWSGGSIYTDERAREVHAPADRLWRVIEGVGGENGWYSFPLAWSVRGWLDRMAGGVGLRRGRRDQEHLRVGEALDWWRVEEIVPGRLLRLRAEMRVPGRAWLEMRAEPDGDGGSVYRQRAVFLPHGLAGHLYWASVWPFHGIVFNGMARNIARGAEN, encoded by the coding sequence ATGCGCTGTCTTGTCACGGGAGCTACCGGGTACATCGGGGGCCGGCTGGCTCCACGGCTGGTCGAGGCCGGCCATCGGGTGCGCTGCCTGTCCCGCAGCGCCGGCCGCCTCCGCGACGTCCCGTGGGCCGGCCAGGTGGAGATCGTCGAGGGCGACCTCGCCGATCCGGCCACCCTGGCGCCGGCCTTCGACGGGATCGAGGTCGCCTACTTCCTGGTGCACTCGCTGGGCCAGGGTGACTTCGAGCGCCGCGACCGGGAGGCGGCGGCCAACTTCGCCGCGGCGGCCCGGGCCGCGGGCGTACGCCGGATCATCTACCTCGGCGGCCCGGAGCCGCCGCCCGGCGACGTGCCCTCACCGCACCTGCGCTCGCGCGCCGAGGTGGCCCGGATCCTGCTGGCCGGCGGCGTGCCGACCGCGGTGCTGCGGGCCGCGGTGATCATCGGGTCCGGCTCGGCCTCCTTCGAGATGCTGCGTTACCTCACCGAGCGGCTGCCGGTGATGGTCGCCCCGCGCTGGGTCGACAACCGGATCCAGCCGATCGCGGTCCGCGACGTGCTGCGGTATCTGATCGACGCGGCCGACCTGCCGCCGGACGTGCACCGCGGCTTCGACATCGGCGGCGCCGACGTGCTGACCTACGCCGAGATGATGCGGCGGTACGCGGTCGTGGCCGGCCTGCCCCGCCGGGTCCTGCTGCCCACCCGGGTGCTCAGCCCGTGGCTGTCGGCGCACTGGGTCGGCCTGGTCACCCCGGTGCCGAACGCGATCGCCCGCCCGCTGGTGGCCAGCCTGGTGCACGAGGCGGTGGCCCGGGAGAACGACCTGGCCACGCTGCTGCCCGGCCCGCCGCCGCTCGGCTTCGACGAGTCGGTCCGGCTGGCCCTGGGCCGGATCCGGGACGCGGACGTGGAGACCCGCTGGACCGGCGCCTCCGGGCGGGACTTCGCCGCCGAGCCGCTGCCCAGCGACCCGGAATGGTCCGGCGGCAGCATCTACACCGACGAGCGGGCCCGCGAGGTGCACGCCCCGGCCGACCGGCTGTGGCGGGTGATCGAGGGCGTCGGCGGGGAGAACGGCTGGTACTCGTTCCCGCTGGCCTGGTCGGTGCGCGGCTGGCTGGACCGGATGGCCGGCGGCGTCGGCCTGCGCCGCGGCCGGCGCGACCAGGAACACCTGCGGGTCGGCGAGGCGCTGGACTGGTGGCGGGTCGAGGAGATCGTGCCCGGCCGGCTACTGCGGCTGCGCGCCGAGATGCGGGTGCCCGGACGGGCCTGGCTGGAGATGCGCGCCGAGCCGGACGGCGACGGCGGCTCGGTCTACCGGCAGCGGGCGGTGTTCCTGCCGCACGGGCTGGCCGGGCATCTCTACTGGGCGTCGGTCTGGCCGTTCCATGGCATCGTGTTCAACGGCATGGCCCGCAACATCGCCCGGGGAGCGGAGAATTGA
- a CDS encoding diguanylate cyclase: MGWLDQLAEHADDLRRAGGLQQNGRSAQALPILDAVLSTATDPTTRAYALIQRFGALINLGRVAELAVAMAAAAEAVREVPDPYLRGQMHAFAALGAHLQSNLDRGVTHLVQAARSLAAVPEADEETAWGWHDLAMAYSYLGFHGQALTAIEQAREVGASAGLTPEVFAAPGIRLRNAVSLDHQGDTDGCLRVLRDIDAELSRYVATDQLRPGSRAVYGYALARRAALGEPTEDGAARWLTGGGDSVRTRDLQHLGAVCLTIAAGKPERALTMLETVPVSAEVLGAPEPARLRSICHASAGDHAAAHAADRYAFRLAAQRIDQLRDGYLDGVAARLDAQETQRDPHRYGDETLTDPLTGLPNRRQLEHYVDALLARGERAAIGVCDIVGFTTVNMRHGRHCGDLVLQRIAGVLARVMRRGDFVARFAGDEFVLVLPGAGPHQAAEVSRRISAAAAAENWQVLVPGTPIGLAAGWSEVGTNGRGLGAALAAAAASRKPT, from the coding sequence GTGGGTTGGTTGGACCAGCTCGCGGAGCATGCCGATGATCTGCGCCGGGCCGGGGGCCTGCAGCAGAACGGCCGCTCGGCCCAGGCCCTGCCGATCCTGGACGCGGTGCTGTCCACCGCCACCGATCCGACCACCCGCGCCTACGCGCTGATCCAGCGCTTCGGTGCGCTGATCAACCTGGGCCGGGTCGCCGAGCTCGCGGTCGCGATGGCGGCGGCCGCCGAGGCGGTGCGCGAGGTCCCCGACCCCTATCTGCGTGGCCAGATGCACGCCTTCGCCGCCCTCGGCGCCCACCTGCAGAGCAATCTGGACCGCGGGGTGACCCACCTGGTGCAGGCCGCCCGCTCGCTGGCTGCGGTGCCGGAGGCCGACGAGGAGACCGCCTGGGGCTGGCACGACCTCGCCATGGCGTATTCGTATCTCGGCTTCCACGGCCAGGCGCTGACCGCGATCGAGCAGGCCCGCGAGGTCGGGGCGAGCGCCGGGCTGACCCCCGAGGTGTTCGCCGCCCCCGGCATCCGGCTGCGCAACGCGGTCTCCCTCGACCACCAGGGCGACACCGACGGCTGCCTGCGGGTGCTGCGCGACATCGACGCCGAGCTGTCCCGGTACGTCGCGACCGACCAGCTGCGCCCGGGCAGCCGCGCGGTCTACGGCTACGCGCTGGCCCGCCGCGCGGCCCTGGGCGAGCCCACCGAGGACGGCGCGGCCCGCTGGCTGACCGGCGGCGGCGACAGCGTCCGCACCCGCGACCTGCAGCACCTCGGCGCGGTCTGCCTGACCATCGCGGCCGGCAAGCCGGAGCGGGCGCTCACCATGCTCGAGACGGTGCCGGTCTCGGCCGAGGTGCTGGGCGCCCCCGAGCCGGCCCGGTTGCGCAGCATCTGCCACGCCAGCGCGGGCGACCACGCCGCCGCGCACGCCGCCGACCGGTACGCGTTCCGGCTCGCCGCCCAGCGCATCGACCAGCTCCGCGACGGCTATCTGGACGGGGTCGCGGCCCGGCTGGACGCCCAGGAGACCCAGCGCGACCCGCACCGCTACGGCGACGAGACGCTCACCGATCCGCTCACCGGCCTGCCCAACCGCCGCCAGCTGGAGCACTATGTGGACGCCCTGCTGGCCCGGGGCGAGCGCGCCGCGATCGGGGTCTGCGACATCGTCGGGTTCACCACGGTCAACATGCGGCACGGCCGACACTGCGGCGACCTGGTGCTGCAGCGGATCGCCGGGGTGCTGGCCCGGGTGATGCGCCGCGGCGACTTCGTGGCCCGGTTCGCCGGCGACGAGTTCGTCCTGGTGCTGCCGGGCGCCGGCCCGCACCAGGCGGCCGAGGTGTCCCGCCGGATCAGCGCCGCCGCGGCCGCGGAGAACTGGCAGGTGCTGGTCCCCGGCACCCCGATCGGGCTGGCCGCCGGCTGGTCCGAGGTGGGCACCAACGGGCGGGGCCTCGGCGCCGCCCTGGCGGCCGCCGCGGCGAGCCGGAAACCGACCTAG
- the prmC gene encoding peptide chain release factor N(5)-glutamine methyltransferase: MTPPDEHPRRTRLAPELASAAAELSASGVSSPRVDAELLAAHVLNVPRGRLILIDAIRADEAARLRELVAARAERIPLQHLLGTAAFRHLELAVGPGVFVPRPETELLAGWGIERTAPGALVVDLCSGSGAIAVSVATESGAGRVLAVERSADALPWLRRNSAGVGNLEVVEADVTDPGLLSDLHGQVDVLLCNPPYVPDGTPVPPEVSDHDPAEAVFGGADGLSVIRPVIANAAALLRPGGWIGVEHDDVHGAAVPGLLRADGRFTEVTAHDDLTGRPRYATARRR; the protein is encoded by the coding sequence GTGACACCGCCTGACGAACACCCCCGCCGGACCCGTCTGGCACCCGAACTCGCATCGGCGGCCGCCGAACTCTCCGCGTCCGGTGTGTCCTCTCCGCGGGTCGACGCCGAGTTGCTCGCCGCCCACGTGCTGAATGTGCCCCGCGGGCGGCTGATACTGATCGACGCGATCCGCGCGGACGAGGCGGCCCGGCTGCGCGAGTTGGTCGCCGCGCGGGCCGAGCGGATCCCGTTGCAGCACCTGCTCGGCACGGCCGCGTTCCGGCACCTGGAGCTCGCGGTCGGGCCCGGGGTCTTCGTGCCCCGCCCGGAGACCGAGCTGCTGGCCGGCTGGGGCATCGAGCGGACCGCGCCGGGCGCGCTGGTGGTCGACCTGTGCAGCGGCAGCGGAGCGATCGCGGTGTCGGTGGCCACCGAGTCGGGCGCCGGCCGGGTGCTCGCCGTGGAGCGGTCGGCGGACGCCCTGCCCTGGTTGCGGCGCAACAGCGCGGGCGTCGGCAACCTGGAGGTGGTCGAGGCCGACGTGACCGATCCGGGTCTGCTGTCCGACTTGCACGGTCAGGTCGATGTGCTGCTCTGCAATCCGCCGTACGTCCCCGACGGCACCCCGGTGCCCCCCGAGGTGTCCGATCACGACCCGGCCGAGGCGGTCTTCGGCGGGGCCGACGGGCTGTCGGTGATCCGGCCGGTCATCGCGAACGCCGCGGCGCTGCTCCGGCCGGGCGGCTGGATCGGCGTCGAACACGACGACGTGCACGGTGCGGCGGTGCCCGGCCTGCTGCGCGCGGACGGCCGGTTCACCGAGGTGACCGCGCACGACGATCTCACCGGCCGGCCCCGATACGCCACCGCCCGCCGCCGGTGA
- a CDS encoding RidA family protein, translated as MRIFSGSPFEEEFAYARAVADGDRVFVSGTTGFDYASMTISDDPGEQAAQCLRNIAAALAEAGSSLADVVRVRYLLTDAADFPACGPALREAFGDVRPAATMLVCGLLDERMKIEIEVDAIRRA; from the coding sequence TTGAGGATCTTCAGCGGTTCGCCGTTCGAGGAGGAGTTCGCCTACGCCCGGGCGGTGGCCGACGGCGACCGGGTGTTCGTCTCCGGCACCACCGGCTTCGACTACGCGTCGATGACCATCTCGGACGACCCCGGTGAGCAGGCCGCGCAGTGCCTGCGGAACATCGCGGCGGCGCTGGCCGAGGCCGGGAGCTCGCTCGCCGACGTGGTCCGGGTCCGCTACCTGCTCACCGACGCGGCCGACTTCCCGGCCTGCGGCCCGGCCCTGCGCGAGGCCTTCGGCGACGTCCGCCCGGCCGCGACGATGCTGGTCTGCGGCCTGCTGGACGAGCGGATGAAGATCGAGATCGAGGTGGACGCGATCCGCCGCGCCTAG
- a CDS encoding low molecular weight phosphotyrosine protein phosphatase yields the protein MAPFTVLHICMGNICRSPMAERLLDRAVRDRAETSGGPLLRSVSAGTGGWHEGEEMNPPAARQVRARRGSDDGFQARKLRGDFIDEADLILTATADQFDYVVALRPDAADRTFVLGEFGRLLGAVDAAALPPAKPEAESVHQRGAAIVEAVARLRGAEAPLLTDDLDDPWGRGDQTFQRVADEIEDTTVPFATLLLP from the coding sequence GTGGCGCCGTTCACCGTCCTGCACATCTGCATGGGCAACATCTGCCGGTCCCCGATGGCCGAGCGGCTGCTCGACCGGGCGGTCCGGGACCGGGCCGAGACGTCCGGCGGCCCGTTGCTGCGCAGCGTCAGCGCCGGCACCGGCGGGTGGCACGAGGGCGAGGAGATGAATCCGCCGGCCGCCCGGCAGGTTCGCGCCCGGCGTGGCTCCGACGACGGCTTCCAGGCGCGCAAGCTGCGCGGCGACTTCATCGACGAGGCCGACCTGATCCTCACCGCGACCGCCGACCAGTTCGACTACGTGGTGGCGCTGCGCCCGGACGCCGCCGACCGGACATTCGTGCTCGGCGAGTTCGGCCGGCTGCTCGGCGCGGTCGACGCCGCCGCGCTGCCCCCGGCCAAACCCGAGGCGGAGTCGGTCCACCAGCGCGGGGCGGCCATCGTCGAGGCGGTGGCCCGGCTGCGCGGCGCCGAGGCGCCGCTGCTCACCGACGACCTGGACGACCCGTGGGGCCGCGGCGACCAGACCTTCCAGCGGGTGGCCGACGAGATCGAGGACACCACCGTCCCGTTCGCCACGTTGCTGCTCCCGTGA
- a CDS encoding PQQ-binding-like beta-propeller repeat protein, producing the protein MTVIELGQVGPPDAEPEPGPEFRFRRHTVSRAVAAGLAVLCAVGLGGAARPAPPTLAESWSATVPVDSYPYAVQDIVLINSGDPGRPEVRALDAATGATRWAATHGEFPNGLSWSPENGRLYSALHTRTVQLTDGVAYFGTGTMAVDGHTGRTIWQRDGDQVGATAGEVLLGDRDDTGLITRLHLVRATDATELWQRPITPVENAVVDNGRIVFDTTGGEITTLRLSDGVPLATRRIDPPQAGTPGSSWQPQVLNGLFYDIRRTPADTAVTAYRVDTLTETWRATASGAVYVQDCGPVVCVSDTHLTIALDPATGARRWQLAESSIERIDDGHLLVGSRDEQSAWTVVDSRTGATVATAPPGGAVLTVTGKRYLVVLRDVTAPVNHVAVARWDPATGRQALLGSLPGRTDTCSMTGPRLLCYGGGRLGVTDLVAAAGLTTAG; encoded by the coding sequence ATGACCGTGATCGAGCTGGGCCAGGTGGGTCCGCCGGACGCCGAGCCGGAGCCGGGACCGGAGTTCCGGTTCCGCCGGCATACCGTGAGCCGGGCGGTCGCGGCCGGGCTGGCCGTGCTCTGCGCGGTCGGCCTGGGCGGTGCCGCCCGCCCCGCGCCACCCACCCTGGCCGAGAGCTGGTCCGCCACGGTCCCGGTGGACTCCTACCCGTACGCCGTCCAGGACATCGTCCTGATCAACAGCGGCGACCCGGGCAGACCGGAGGTCAGGGCGCTCGACGCGGCCACCGGCGCGACCCGCTGGGCGGCCACCCACGGCGAGTTCCCGAACGGGTTGTCGTGGAGCCCGGAGAACGGCCGGCTCTACTCCGCGCTGCACACCCGGACCGTGCAGCTCACCGACGGGGTGGCCTATTTCGGCACCGGCACGATGGCGGTGGACGGCCACACCGGCCGGACCATCTGGCAGCGCGACGGCGACCAGGTGGGCGCCACCGCCGGTGAGGTGCTGCTCGGCGACCGCGACGACACCGGTCTGATCACCAGGCTGCACCTGGTCCGGGCCACCGACGCGACGGAGCTCTGGCAGCGCCCGATCACCCCGGTGGAGAACGCCGTGGTCGACAACGGGCGGATCGTCTTCGACACCACCGGCGGCGAGATCACCACGCTGCGCCTCAGCGACGGGGTGCCGCTGGCCACCCGGCGGATCGACCCGCCGCAGGCCGGCACCCCCGGCTCGTCCTGGCAACCCCAGGTGCTCAACGGCCTGTTCTACGACATCCGGCGGACCCCGGCCGACACCGCGGTGACCGCCTACCGGGTGGACACACTGACCGAGACGTGGCGGGCCACCGCCTCCGGAGCGGTGTACGTGCAGGACTGCGGCCCGGTGGTGTGCGTCAGCGACACGCATCTGACCATCGCACTCGACCCGGCGACCGGCGCGCGGCGCTGGCAGCTGGCCGAGTCCTCCATCGAGCGGATCGACGACGGCCATCTGCTGGTCGGCAGCCGGGACGAGCAGTCCGCCTGGACCGTGGTGGACTCCCGGACCGGGGCCACGGTGGCGACGGCGCCGCCCGGCGGCGCGGTGCTGACCGTGACCGGGAAGAGGTATCTGGTGGTGCTGCGGGACGTCACCGCGCCGGTGAACCACGTCGCGGTCGCCCGCTGGGATCCGGCGACCGGCCGGCAAGCGCTGCTCGGCTCACTTCCCGGCCGGACCGACACCTGCTCGATGACCGGCCCCCGCCTGCTCTGCTACGGCGGCGGCCGGCTCGGCGTGACGGACCTGGTCGCCGCCGCCGGGCTCACTACCGCCGGCTGA